A part of Cervus elaphus chromosome 11, mCerEla1.1, whole genome shotgun sequence genomic DNA contains:
- the PROKR1 gene encoding prokineticin receptor 1, whose amino-acid sequence MKEKLSFGRKGRPQPSNITPEEFPRVWLKASTSQMEITMGVMDENATNTSTNYFPLLDPLGAQAVSLPFNFSYGDYDMPLDEDEDVTNSRTFFAAKIVIGMALVGIMLVCGIGNFIFIAALARYKKLRNLTNLLIANLAISDFLVAIVCCPFEMDYYVVRQLSWEHGHVLCASVNYLRTVSLYVSTNALLAIAIDRYLAIVHPLRPRMKYQTATGLIALVWVVSILIAIPSAYFTTETVLIIVKSQEKIFCGQIWPVDQQIYYKSYFLFIFGIEFVGPVVTMTLCYARISRELWFKAVPGFQTEQIRKRLRCRRKTVLVLMCILTAYVLCWAPFYGFTIVRDFFPTVFVKEKHYLTAFYVVECIAMSNSMINTVCFVTVKNNTIKYFKKIMLLHWKASYNDSKSSGDLDLKTTGVPATEEVDCIRLK is encoded by the exons ATGAAGGAAAAGCTGAGTTTTGGCAGAAAGGGGAGACCTCAGCCTAGCAACATCACCCCAGAGGAATTCCCAAGAGTGTGGCTCAAGGCTTCAACCAGCCAGATGGAGATCACCATGGGGGTCATGGATGAGAATGCCACCAATACGTCAACCAACTATTTCCCTCTGCTTGACCCCCTTGGAGCCCAAGCTGTTTCTTTGCCCTTCAACTTCAGCTATGGTGACTATGATATGCCCTTGGATGAAGATGAGGATGTGACCAATTCCCGGACTTTCTTTGCCGCCAAGATTGTCATTGGCATGGCGCTGGTGGGTATCATGCTGGTCTGTGGTATCGGCAACTTCATCTTCATCGCTGCCCTGGCCCGCTACAAGAAGCTACGCAACCTCACCAACCTGCTGATCGCCAACCTGGCCATCTCTGATTTCCTGGTGGCCATTGTCTGCTGCCCCTTCGAGATGGACTACTACGTGGTACGCCAGCTCTCCTGGGAGCATGGCCACGTGCTGTGTGCCTCTGTCAACTACCTGCGCACGGTCTCTCTCTACGTCTCCACCAACGCCCTGCTGGCCATCGCCATCGACag ATATCTGGCCATTGTCCACCCACTGAGACCCCGGATGAAGTATCAAACAGCCACCGGCTTGATTGCTTTGGTGTGGGTGGTGTCCATCCTCATTGCCATACCATCAGCCTACTTCACCACTGAAACGGTCCTCATCATTGTCAAGAGCCAGGAGAAGATTTTCTGTGGCCAGATCTGGCCAGTAGACCAGCAGATCTACTACAagtcctatttcctcttcatcttTGGCATCGAGTTCGTGGGCCCAGTGGTCACCATGACCCTATGCTATGCCAGGATCTCCCGAGAGCTCTGGTTCAAGGCCGTCCCTGGTTTCCAGACGGAGCAGATCCGGAAGCGACTGCGCTGTCGTCGGAAGACCGTCCTGGTGCTCATGTGCATCCTCACAGCGTACGTGCTGTGCTGGGCGCCCTTCTACGGCTTCACCATCGTGCGGGACTTCTTCCCCACAGTGTTTGTGAAGGAGAAACACTATCTCACGGCTTTCTACGTGGTCGAGTGCATTGCCATGAGCAACAGCATGATCAACACCGTGTGCTTCGTGACTGTCAAGAATAACACCATCAAGTACTTCAAGAAGATTATGCTGCTCCACTGGAAGGCTTCTTAC